A region of Rhinoraja longicauda isolate Sanriku21f chromosome 1, sRhiLon1.1, whole genome shotgun sequence DNA encodes the following proteins:
- the tlr2 gene encoding toll-like receptor 2, translating into MSSQSLCFLLAYMFACAIFFEDVGPHNICQISDSKSSSNCSSMKFADVPHVPAKTLIFDLSHNGISRIEETDFIAYRELKSLFLQSNQIQSIADQAFQLNTEMEYLDLSDNLLTKLTAHWFKHFYKLLHLNLSGNRYTTLGSGRLFSNLSSLRWLKIGNPFLSRLQKDDFVGIPHLDECILTATHLDSYQQGAFSSFGSIGHIALSLQNMFLKRTDQAHQMLIDLSGFTTHLELTDLTFSPKGNNQLFPAARNLAFGKLTVANCSVTDLTVVAVVKSMQSIKLSEVVVKDCVLSGTGNWRTAIPKVSSLPQSLTLNNISIREFYQFRDISLISPLLENLTTAIMTRLHMLMMPCPISKRLKKVEHLDLAHNLLSDRIMQETVCPGAWASVRYLSLRNNLFKYLSILSPKLSTLSTLTHLDLSQNSFTENSAACKWSKNLQFLNLSSCKIHSISQCLPPNVEVLDLSNNALSTFDANLPSLKILDVSRNRLKRLPTGGHFPKMGILNVSHNRLTSLSEEEIATFESLDSLQAGKNNYICSCKFLLYMNQHKTVRLLDQPGNYVCDSPRNLRGQAVQSTKRSFFDCHVILSVALICASVSLAAGAVVVACYKYHWIWYLQMTWAWLQAKRKPRKSRTHDTCYDAFVSYSEMDSGWVETLLVRELESIQPPLALCLHKRDFTPGKWIIDNIIESIEKSRKTLFVLSRHFVQSEWCKYELDYTHFRLFDENDDGAILVLLEAIPKDAIPQRFCKLRKLMNTKTYLEWPQDEEQQQMFWFNLKVALKGDVNTTVL; encoded by the coding sequence ATGAGTTCTCAATCCCTCTGTTTCCTGCTTGCCTATATGTTTGCATGTGCAATTTTCTTCGAAGATGTCGGGCCACACAACATTTGCCAAATAAGTGATTCCAAAAGCAGCTCCAACTGCTCCTCGATGAAGTTCGCGGATGTCCCTCATGTCCCTGCCAAGACGCTGATATTTGACCTGTCCCACAACGGCATTTCACGGATTGAGGAGACCGATTTCATCGCGTACAGGGAGCTCAAAAGTCTTTTTCTGCAGTCAAATCAAATCCAATCCATCGCTGACCAAGCTTTCCAGCTCAACACAGAAATGGAGTATCTCGACCTGTCTGATAATCTTTTAACTAAGCTGACAGCACATTGGTTCAAACACTTTTACAAATTACTTCATCTCAATCTTTCAGGGAATAGGTACACAACTCTGGGATCGGGAAGACTATTCTCCAATCTCTCATCACTCCGATGGCTAAAAATTGGCAATCCTTTCCTATCCCGTCTACAGAAAGACGACTTTGTAGGAATTCCGCATCTGGACGAATGCATTTTAACAGCAACTCATTTAGATTCATATCAACAAGGGGCATTCAGTTCCTTCGGAAGCATAGGCCACATTGCCTTGAGTTTGCAGAACATGTTTCTGAAGAGGACAGACCAGGCTCATCAGATGCTCATAGATTTGTCAGGTTTCACCACCCACTTGGAGCTAACAGACCTAACATTTTCTCCCAAAGGTAACAATCAGCTATTTCCTGCTGCACGCAATTTGGCATTCGGAAAGCTCACCGTTGCGAACTGTTCCGTGACTGACCTCACTGTAGTCGCAGTGGTGAAATCCATGCAAAGCATAAAACTATCAGAGGTGGTGGTGAAAGACTGTGTCCTTTCAGGGACTGGCAATTGGCGCACAGCGATCCCTAAAGTAAGCAGTCTACCTCAGTCATTAACTTTAAATAATATATCCATTAGGGAGTTTTATCAATTTCGCGATATTTCGCTGATTAGTCCACTGCTTGAAAACCTCACAACAGCTATAATGACAAGACTGCATATGCTTATGATGCCATGTCCAATATCGAAACGATTAAAAAAAGTGGAGCATCTAGATTTAGCACATAATTTGCTCTCAGATAGAATCATGCAAGAAACGGTCTGTCCAGGTGCCTGGGCGTCTGTGCGGTACCTGAGTCTGagaaataatttattcaaatatctcAGTATCTTAAGTCCAAAACTATCAACGCTTTCTACTCTTACCCATTTGGATTTGAGTCAAAATAGCTTCACGGAAAACAGTGCGGCGTGCAAGTGGTCGAAAAATCTGCAATTTCTCAATCTTTCAAGCTGTAAGATACATAGCATATCGCAATGTCTCCCTCCAAATGTCGAGGTGTTGGATTTAAGTAACAACGCCCTCAGCACTTTCGACGCCAACCTGCCCTCTCTCAAGATTCTGGACGTGTCCCGTAATAGGTTGAAGAGGTTACCAACTGGCGGCCACTTCCCAAAGATGGGGATCCTGAACGTCAGCCACAACAGACTCACCTCCCTCTCAGAGGAAGAGATCGCCACGTTTGAAAGCCTTGACTCCTTGCAGGCTGGaaaaaacaattacatttgtTCGTGCAAATTCCTACTGTACATGAACCAGCACAAGACGGTACGACTACTGGATCAGCCAGGGAACTATGTTTGTGACTCTCCTCGAAACCTCAGGGGACAGGCGGTACAAAGTACCAAACGCTCGTTCTTCGACTGCCATGTGATATTGTCTGTGGCCTTAATCTGTGCCAGTGTGTCATTGGCAGCGGGGGCTGTTGTGGTGGCATGCTATAAGTACCACTGGATCTGGTACCTCCAGATGACCTGGGCCTGGCTGCAGGCAAAGAGGAAGCCAAGGAAATCCAGGACCCATGACACCTGCTACGACGCGTTCGTGTCCTACAGTGAGATGGACTCGGGCTGGGTGGAGACCCTGTTGGTCAGGGAGTTGGAGAGCATTCAGCCACCGCTGGCCCTCTGCCTCCACAAGCGAGACTTCACTCCGGGGAAGTGGATCATCGACAACATCATCGAATCCATCGAGAAAAGCAGGAAGACCTTGTTCGTCCTGTCGCGGCACTTTGTGCAGAGCGAGTGGTGCAAGTACGAGCTCGACTACACACACTTTCGCCTGTTCGACGAGAACGACGACGGGGCCATTCTGGTTCTGCTGGAGGCCATCCCGAAGGACGCCATTCCTCAGAGGTTCTGCAAGCTGAGGAAGCTGATGAACACGAAGACCTACTTGGAGTGGCCCCAGGACGAGGAGCAACAGCAAATGTTCTGGTTCAATTTGAAAGTCGCACTGAAAGGCGATGTGAACACAACTGTTTTGTAA